The following are encoded together in the Glycine soja cultivar W05 chromosome 5, ASM419377v2, whole genome shotgun sequence genome:
- the LOC114412694 gene encoding E3 ubiquitin-protein ligase UPL1-like isoform X1 translates to MKLKRKRALEVPPKIRCFIDRVTSVPLEKIEEPLKAFVWEFDKGDFHHWVDLFNHFDSFFEKYVKPRKDLQIDDDFLDLDPLFPRESVLQILRVIRIILDNCTNKHFYSSYEQHLSALLASTDPDVVEASLDTLATFLKKTVGKYSIRDASLNSKLYALAQGWGGKEEGLGLIASAVPNGCDPIACELGRTLHFEFYAVNESESDIKVTEPLVQGLQIIHLSDVNKCVETDLELLHKLVTEYKVPSSLRFSLLTRLRFARAFGSLSSRQQYTCIRLYAFIVLIQASADADDLVSFFNVEPGFINELVSLLSYEDAVLEKIRILCLHSLAALCQDRSRQQSVQTAVTSGGHRGILSSLMQKAIDSVTSNTSKWSVHFAEALLSLVTVLVSTSSGCSAMREAGFIPTLLPLLKDTNPQHLHLVEKAVRILEAFMDYSNPAAALFRDLGGLDDTISRLKIEVSNVENSGKQPDDNSESSASSVNMVRSSSTGPDDTQPLYSELLISYHRRLLMKALLRAISLGTYAPGNTARIYGSEENVLPHCLCIIFRRAKDFGGGVFSLAATVMSDLIQKDPTCFPVLDAAGLPSAFLDAIMVDVLNSAEAITCIPQCLDALCLNSNGLQAVKDRNSLRCFVKVFTSRTYLRALAGDTPASLSSGLDELMRHASSLRGPGVEMLVEILEAISKIGSAVDSSSLSPDPCSSTSVPMEMDGEDKNLILPNNKESSNANDTEQITEPSHDVPIVNVESFLPDCVNNIARLLETILQNADTCRIFVEKKGIEAILQLVTLPLMPPSVSVGQSISVAFKNFSPQHYVSLARAVCSFLREHLKSINELLDLVGGTQLALVESAKQTKVLKYLASLEAVLTLSVFLLKGSTTVVSELSTLDADVLKDLGKTYKEVIWQISLCNDSKAEGKKNADQEPEVAQVPPSTAVERESDDDSNIQTVRYTNPVFARNGSHSLWSGEREFLSVVRAGESMHRRSRHGLSRIRGGRTGRHLEALNIDSEASSSALEAPLSQDLKKKSPDVLVLEILNKLASTLRSFFTALVKGFTSPNRRRADSGSLSSASKTLGAVLATNFFEALSFSGHSTYAGLEMSLSVKCRYLGKVVDDMAALTFDSRRRSCYTAMVNNFYVHGTFKELLTTFEATSQLLWTLPCSLPSSDIDVGKKGEGGKLSHNTWLLDTLQSYCRLLEYFVNSSLLLSPTSASQAELLVQPVAVGLSIGLFPVPRDPEVFVCMLQSQVLDVILPVWNHPMFCSCSPGFIASIISLVTHVYSGVGDVKRNRINIVGSTNQRFMPPPPDEATIATIVEMGFSRARAEEALRRVETNSVEMAMEWLFSHADDPVQEDDELARALALSLGSSSESTKAESAEKTIDVLTEEGHVKKPPVDDILAASVKLFQSSDSVPFQLTDLLVTLCSQSKGDDRPKVTSYLLQQLKLCPLDFSQDNCALSVLAHILALLLFEDGSTREIAAQNGIISTIIDILTNFKSRQELGKELPVPKCISALLLILDQMVQSRPKVENMEGTQTGSLPDSSGEQFSDTVLPKEKNSNGIEKEPAMAFENILGKSTGFATIDESHKLLDIACDLIKQHVPAVVMQAVLQLCARLTKTHALALQFLENGGLAALFNLPRTCLFPGYDSVVSAIVRHLLEDPQTLQTAMELEIRQTLSGNRHSGRVSPRSFLTSLAPVISRDPMVFMKAAAAVCQIETSGGRTVVVLSKEKEKEKSKSSSVEVGLSSNECVRIPEIKSHDGLGKFLKSHKKVPVNLTQVIDQLLEIVLKYPLVKGQEDSECDSTFMDIDEPTMKVKGKSKVEEAGILEPESERSTGLVKVTFVLKLLSDILLMYGHAVGVILRRDSEMCQFRGSNQPSGHSGIIHHVLHRLLPLSVDKSAGPDDWRGKLSEKASWFLVVLCGRSGEGRKRVTNELVKELMSFSHLESNSMKSSLLPDKRLFTFVDLVYSILSKNSSSGSLPGSGYSPDIAKSMIDGGIILSLTSILQVVDLDHPDAPKIVNLILKGLEGLTRAANASEQIFKSDGTEKKRSAVLNDRSDDQITAPSAAEAVAHDQNAGSQEASRDAMDNAHNQGTSQGDDRADNPDQSMEHDIRVEEGGTMAQNQTMELGMDFMREEMGEGGVLHNPDQIEMTFHVENRADDDMGDEDDDMGGDEDEDEDDDEGEDEDEDIAEDGGGMMSLADTDVEDHDDVGFGDEYNDEMIDEDDDDFHENRVIEVRWREALDGLDHLQILGQPGFIDVAAEPFEGVNVDDLFRLQSFERRRQTGRSSFERSATEVNGFQHPLLVRPPPSGDFVSMWSSSGNSASRDSETLSSGNLDVAHFYMFDAPILPYDHVPSSLFGDRLGGAAPPPLTDYSVGMGSLHLPGRRVLGNGRWTDDGQPQGSAQAAAIAQAVEEQFLAQLCSVAPASSPVERQLQNSGEQENKSDALASHDGPILTAGTDSTSQQIDSQEQENGNGTRAQQINDGGHCEEEINVDSGGRDTAEDLQANEPMSVQPVSLNIMPNGFDCTVIEGNVTHDENVEIAQAFVNSSINSDAAIQCESGADVPTSIHNVPIESMEFNGSSNADGQPPNIELGGSGFETPNPGDSHASSIYASADVDMGGTDAEGNQSEQPTVFEDGRGEMLSTQNTEVAPDATQADQVSANNEASGANTIDPTFLEALPEDLRAEVLASQQAQSVQPPAYAPPSAEDIDPEFLAALPPDIQAEVLAQQRAQMVAQQAEGQPVDMDNASIIATFPAELREEVLLTSSEAVLSALPSPLLAEAQILRDRAMSHYQARSLFGSSHRLNNRRNGLGFDRRPVMDRGVGVTIGRRSALTDSLKVKEIEGEPLLDGNALKALIRLLRLSQPLGKGLLQRLLLNLCAHSVTRATLIYLLLDMIKPEAEGSVSRPATLNSQRLFGCHSNTVYGRSQLLDGLPPLVFRRILEILTYLATNHSAVAKLLFHFDQPIIPDSSCPVKVHMNEKGKEKVIEGRPSPNSSGAQTGDVPLVLFLKLLNRPLFLRSNAHLEQVMGLIQVVVDTAASKLESQSQSEKGMADTQNLSASEAPSNTEKDAPSVESDSNQQDKHADTNPCHSEGKKNVDMYNIFLQLPQSDLRNLCSLLGREGLSDKMYMLAGEVLKKLAFIVSSHRKFFTLELSESAHALTGSAISELVTLQKTNMLGLSAGSMAGAAILRVLQALSSLTSLNTLGDLDMENDADQHDDQATIWNLNTALEPLWQELSNCISAAEMQLGQSSFSPNMSNINVAENLQGSSTSPPLPPGTQRLLPFIEAFFVLCEKLQANESFMQQDHCNATAREVKESAGCSASTSVKIGGDSLRKFDGAITFTRFAEKHRRLSNAFIRQNPGLLEKSLSMMLKAPRLIDFDNKRAYFRSRIRQQHDQHLSGPLRISVRRAYILEDSYNQLRMRPTQDLKGRLNVQFQGEEGIDAGGLTREWYQLLSRVIFDKGALLFTTVGNNATFQPNPNSVYQTEHLSYFKFVGRVVGKALFDGQLLDVYFTRSFYKHILGVKVTYHDIEAVDPDYYKNLKWMLENDVSDIPDLTFSMDADEEKHILYEKNEVTDYELKPGGRNIRVTEETKHEYVDLVAEHLLTNAIRPQINSFLEGFNELVPRELISIFNDKELELLISGLPEIDLDDLKANTEYTGYTVASNVVQWFWEVVKTFNKEDMARLLQFVTGTSKVPLEGFKALQGISGPQRFQIHKAYGAPDRLPSAHTCFNQLDLPEYTSKEQLQERLLLAIHEASEGFGFG, encoded by the exons ATGAagttgaagaggaagagggcACTTGAAGtg CCTCCAAAAATTAGATGTTTCATCGATCGTGTTACTTCAGTTCCACTTGAGAAGATAGAAGAACCTTTAAAGGCTTTTGTTTGGGAGTTTGATAAG GGAGATTTTCATCACTGGGTTGATCTTTTTAaccattttgattcattctttGAGAAGTATGTAAAACCAAGGAAGGATCTGCAGATTGATGATGATTTTCTGGACTTGGATCCTTTATTCCCTAGAGAATCTGTTCTTCAAATTCTTCGTGTTATCAGAATAATTTTGGATAATTGCACAAATAAGCATTTCTATAGTTCATATGAG CAGCATCTTTCAGCATTGCTTGCTTCTACTGATCCTGATGTGGTTGAGGCTAGCCTGGACACTTTGGCTACCTTTTTGAAGAAAACAGTTGGAAAGTACTCCATAAGAGATGCttctttgaattcaaaattgtaTGCTCTTGCCCAAGGATGGGGTGGAAAGGAAGAGGGTCTTGGACTGATTGCTTCAGCTGTGCCTAATGGTTGTGACCCTATTGCTTGTGAATTGGGCCGTAcccttcattttgaattttatgcAGTAAATGAGTCAGAAAGTGACATCAAAGTTACTGAACCCTTGGTCCAAGGCTTGCAAATTATTCACTTATCTGATGTCAACAAATGTGTGGAAACTGATCTTGAGCTTTTGCATAAGTTAGTTACAGAATATAAGGTACCTTCCAGTTTAAGATTTTCTTTATTGACAAGACTGCGGTTTGCTAGGGCTTTTGGTTCTTTGTCTTCTagacaacaatatacatgcattCGCTTGTATGCCTTCATAGTTCTAATTCAAGCAAGTGCTGATGCTGATGACCTGGTTTCGTTCTTCAATGTGGAGCCTGGATTCATCAATGAATTAGTATCATTGCTGAGCTATGAAGATGCAGTTTTGGAAAAAATTCGGATTTTATGTTTGCATTCGTTAGCTGCTCTTTGCCAAGATCGTTCCCGTCAACAGTCAGTACAGACTGCAGTTACATCTGGTGGGCACCGTGGCATTTTATCTAGCCTGATGCAAAAAGCCATTGACTCCGTTACTAGTAATACCTCAAAATGGTCAGTTCATTTTGCAGAAGCACTATTGTCTCTTGTCACTGTGTTGGTTTCGACATCGTCAGGGTGCTCTGCCATGCGGGAAGCAGGATTTATTCCTACTCTGCTACCTCTCCTTAAAGATACAAATCCACAGCACTTGCATTTGGTTGAAAAGGCTGTGCGCATTTTAGAAGCTTTTATGGATTACAGTAATCCGGCTGCTGCTCTGTTCAGAGATTTGGGAGGTTTGGATGATACCATCTCTCGCCTAAAGATTGAAGTCTCCAATGTAGAAAATAGTGGAAAGCAGCCAGATGATAATTCTGAGTCTAGTGCAAGTAGTGTAAATATGGTTAGAAGTTCTTCAACTGGGCCAGATGACACACAACCTTTGTATTCTGAACTGTTAATTTCTTATCACCGTCGGTTGCTGATGAAAGCTTTGTTGCGTGCTATATCCCTGGGAACTTATGCCCCTGGAAATACTGCTCGCATCTATGGATCTGAAGAGAATGTGCTGCCTCATTGCTTATGCATAATTTTTAGGAGAGCAAAAGATTTTGGTGGTGGAGTTTTTTCTCTTGCAGCTACTGTCATGAGTGACTTAATACAAAAGGATCCTACTTGTTTTCCTGTTTTAGATGCAGCTGGTCTTCCGTCTGCCTTCTTGGATGCTATAATGGTTGATGTTCTCAACTCTGCAGAAGCCATTACCTGCATCCCCCAGTGTTTGGATGCCTTATGCTTAAATAGTAATGGCCTGCAAGCTGTGAAAGATAGGAACTCTCTGAGGTGTTTTGTGAAAGTGTTTACTTCTAGAACATATTTGCGTGCTCTTGCAGGAGACACACCTGCATCTTTGTCTAGTGGACTGGATGAATTAATGCGCCATGCTTCCTCATTGCGTGGGCCTGGAGTGGAAATGTTAGTTGAAATTCTGGAAGCTATTTCAAAAATTGGTTCTGCAGTGGATTCCTCATCCTTGAGTCCTGATCCATGCTCTTCAACCTCTGTTCCTATGGAAATGGATGGTGAGGACAAGAATTTGATCTTGCCTAATAACAAGGAGTCATCCAATGCTAATGACACAGAGCAGATTACTGAGCCATCTCATGATGTGCCAATAGTAAATGTAGAGTCATTTCTTCCAGATTGTGTAAACAATATTGCTCGTCTACTTGAGACAATTCTTCAGAATGCCGATACATGTCGAATATTTGTCGAGAAAAAAGGAATTGAAGCTATTCTCCAGTTAGTTACCTTACCTTTAATGCCGCCTTCTGTTTCTGTTGGGCAGAGTATATCTGTTGCCTTCAAGAATTTCTCCCCACAGCATTATGTTTCTCTTGCCCGGGCTGTATGCTCCTTCTTGAGGGAACATCTGAAATCTATCAATGAACTTTTAGATTTGGTGGGAGGAACTCAACTTGCTCTAGTGGAATCTGCAAAGCAAACAAAGGTGTTGAAATATCTTGCCAGCCTTGAAGCTGTCTTAACTCTTTCTGTGTTTTTGTTGAAGGGTTCAACTACTGTTGTCTCTGAACTAAGTACTTTAGATGCTGATGTGTTGAAAGATCTTGGAAAAACATACAAGGAAGTAATTTGGCAAATATCATTGTGTAATGATTCTAAGGCCGAGGGAAAAAAGAATGCTGATCAAGAACCTGAGGTTGCACAGGTACCCCCATCTACTGCTGTTGAAAGAGAGAGTGATGATGATTCAAATATTCAGACAGTAAGATACACAAACCCAGTTTTTGCTAGGAATGGTTCACATTCCCTGTGGAGTGGGGAACGAGAATTCCTTTCTGTTGTTCGTGCTGGAGAAAGTATGCACCGTCGAAGTCGGCATGGGTTATCCCGCATACGAGGTGGAAGGACTGGTCGTCACTTGGAAGCTTTAAACATTGATTCAGAGGCATCTTCTAGTGCACTCGAAGCACCTTTATCCCAAGATCTGAAAAAGAAAAGCCCTGATGTTCTTGTTCTAGAGATTCTTAACAAACTGGCATCAACTTTGCGCTCTTTCTTCACTGCCCTTGTGAAGGGATTCACTTCACCAAATCGTCGCAGAGCTGACTCGGGGTCACTTAGTTCAGCTTCAAAGACTCTTGGAGCTGTTTTAGCTACAAATTTTTTTGAGGCTCTTAGTTTTTCTGGGCATTCTACTTATGCTGGACTTGAAATGTCACTTTCTGTTAAATGTAGATATCTTGGGAAGGTTGTGGATGATATGGCTGCTCTCACATTTGATAGCAGGCGCCGGAGTTGTTATACTGCCAtggttaataatttttatgtccATGGAACATTTAAAGAGCTACTCACAACATTTGAAGCTACTAGTCAGTTGCTATGGACACTTCCGTGCTCTCTTCCATCATCAGATATTGATGTTGGAAAAAAAGGGGAAGGAGGTAAACTGTCCCATAACACATGGCTACTTGATACACTACAAAGCTACTGTCGTTTGCTTGAGTATTTTGTAAACTCGTCTCTTCTTTTGTCCCCAACCTCAGCATCTCAGGCAGAGCTTCTTGTTCAGCCAGTTGCAGTTGGTCTCTCAATTGGACTCTTTCCAGTTCCTAGAGACCCAGAAGTTTTTGTCTGTATGTTACAATCTCAGGTTCTGGATGTAATCCTACCAGTCTGGAATCATCCCATGTTTTGTAGTTGTAGTCCTGGTTTCATTGCATCTATTATTTCCCTTGTTACACACGTATATTCTGGTGTTGGAGATGTCAAGCGTAATCGTATTAACATTGTGGGAAGCACAAACCAACGTTTCATGCCCCCTCCACCTGATGAGGCAACCATTGCCACTATTGTTGAGATGGGCTTCTCAAGGGCAAGGGCTGAGGAAGCATTGAGAAGAGTTGAAACAAATAGTGTTGAAATGGCCATGGAGTGGCTGTTTAGTCATGCTGATGATCCTGTCCAGGAGGATGATGAACTTGCACGGGCACTTGCTCTGTCCCTAGGAAGTAGTTCTGAATCTACTAAAGCTGAGAGTGCTGAGAAGACTATAGATGTTCTAACTGAAGAGGGACATGTGAAGAAAcctccagttgatgatatacttGCTGCATCTGTAAAGTTGTTTCAGAGTAGTGATTCAGTGCCATTTCAGTTGACAGATTTGCTTGTAACACTTTGCAGTCAGAGCAAGGGTGATGATCGTCCAAAGGTAACATCTTATCTTCTGCAGCAGCTAAAACTTTGTCCGTTGGACTTTTCCCAGGATAACTGTGCATTGAGTGTGTTAGCACATATCTTGGCACTGCTTCTTTTTGAGGATGGAAGTACACGGGAAATTGCTGCTCAGAATGGCATTATATCTACCATTATAGATATcttgacaaacttcaaaagtagGCAGGAGTTGGGGAAAGAACTACCAGTCCCTAAATGCATTAGTGCTTTACTACTTATATTGGATCAAATGGTGCAGTCAAGACCCAAAGTTGAAAATATGGAAGGAACCCAGACTGGTTCCCTGCCTGATTCTTCTGGGGAGCAATTTTCTGATACAGTTTtaccaaaggaaaaaaattcaaatgggaTTGAGAAAGAACCTGCAATGGCTTTTGAGAATATACTGGGAAAATCTACTGGTTTTGCAACTATTGATGAGAGTCATAAATTGCTGGATATTGCATGTGATTTGATAAAACAGCATGTTCCTGCTGTTGTCATGCAGGCTGTTCTGCAATTATGTGCTCGGTTAACAAAAACACATGCTTTAGCTTTGCAGTTCCTTGAAAATGGAGGTCTGGCTGCTCTTTTTAATCTTCCAAGGACTTGCCTTTTCCCTGGCTATGACTCAGTTGTGTCAGCTATAGTCCGGCATCTCCTTGAAGATCCTCAAACACTACAAACAGCCATGGAGTTGGAGATACGACAAACTTTAAGTGGAAATCGCCATTCAGGGCGTGTCTCTCCTCGATCATTTTTGACATCATTGGCACCTGTTATCTCTAGGGATCCTATGGTTTTCATGAAAGCTGCAGCAGCAGTTTGTCAGATAGAAACATCAGGGGGAAGGACTGTTGTTGTGTtgtcaaaggagaaagaaaaagaaaaatcaaaatcatcaaGTGTTGAGGTTGGGTTATCTTCAAATGAATGTGTCCGGATACCTGAAATCAAGTCACATGATGGACTGGGGAAATTTTTGAAAAGCCACAAAAAGGTTCCCGTTAATCTCACTCAAGTAATTGATCAGCTTCTTGAGATTGTGCTTAAGTATCCACTTGTGAAAGGTCAGGAAGATTCTGAGTGTGACTCAACTTTCATGGACATAGATGAACCTACCATGAAGGTGAAGGGTAAATCTAAGGTTGAAGAGGCTGGGATATTAGAGCCTGAATCTGAAAGGTCTACTGGACTGGTGAAGGTGACTTTTGTCCTCAAGTTATTGAGTGACATTCTTCTAATGTATGGGCATGCAGTAGGTGTCATACTCAGACGTGACTCTGAAATGTGTCAATTCCGTGGATCTAATCAGCCATCTGGACATAGTGGTATTATTCATCATGTATTACATCGGTTGTTACCTCTCTCCGTTGATAAATCTGCAGGACCTGATGATTGGAGAGGTAAGTTGTCTGAAAAGGCTTCATGGTTTTTGGTAGTTTTGTGTGGTCGATCTGGTGAAGGGCGCAAACGAGTGACAAATGAACTTGTTAAAGAATTGATGTCTTTTTCACATCTGGAGAGCAATTCAATGAAAAGCAGCTTACTGCCAGATAAAAGGCTATTCACTTTTGTTGATCTAGTGTATTCTATTTTGTCAAAAAATTCGTCATCTGGTAGCCTACCTGGTTCTGGATATTCACCTGATATTGCAAAAAGCATGATAGATGGTGGAATCATTCTGTCTCTAACTAGTATTCTGCAAGTGGTTGATTTGGATCATCCTGATGCACCCAAAATTGTGAATCTTATACTCAAAGGGTTAGAAGGTCTTACAAGAGCTGCTAATGCAAGTGAGCAAATCTTTAAATCTGATGGAACTGAAAAGAAAAGATCCGCTGTTTTAAATGATAGATCTGATGATCAAATAACAGCACCATCTGCAGCTGAAGCAGTGGCACATGATCAGAATGCGGGCAGTCAAGAAGCAAGCAGAGATGCAATGGATAATGCACACAATCAAGGAACTTCTCAAGGTGATGATCGTGCGGATAATCCAGATCAATCAATGGAACATGATATTAGAGTAGAAGAAGGGGGGACAATGGCTCAAAACCAAACAATGGAACTTGGAATGGACTTCATGCGAGAAGAGATGGGAGAGGGTGGTGTCTTGCACAACCCAGATCAAATTGAGATGACTTTTCATGTTGAGAATAGGGCTGATGATGACATgggtgatgaagatgatgatatgGGTGGCGATGAGGATGAGGATGAGGATGATGATGAGGGAGAGGATGAGGATGAGGATATAGCAGAAGATGGTGGGGGCATGATGTCCTTGGCAGATACTGATGTGGAGGATCATGATGATGTTGGCTTTGGAGATGAATACAATGATGAGATGATTGACGAAGACGATGATGATTTTCATGAGAATCGGGTCATAGAGGTGAGGTGGAGGGAAGCTCTTGATGGCTTGGATCACTTGCAGATACTTGGCCAACCTGGATTTATAGATGTGGCTGCTGAGCCTTTTGAAGGTGTTAATGTGGATGACCTTTTTCGTCTTCAGAGTTTTGAACGCCGCCGTCAGACTGGTAGGTCTTCCTTTGAGAGATCTGCCACAGAAGTAAATGGTTTTCAACATCCTCTCCTTGTTAGACCACCACCATCTGGTGATTTTGTCTCAATGTGGTCATCGAGTGGTAATTCTGCATCCCGAGATTCAGAAACCCTGTCATCTGGGAATCTTGATGTGGCCCATTTCTACATGTTTGATGCACCTATTCTTCCATATGATCATGTGCCAAGTAGTCTGTTTGGAGACCGTTTGGGTGGTGCTGCACCTCCACCTCTGACAGATTATTCTGTGGGTATGGGCTCATTGCATCTACCTGGAAGAAGAGTGCTAGGTAATGGTAGGTGGACTGATGATGGTCAGCCACAAGGAAGTGCTCAAGCAGCTGCCATTGCACAAGCAGTAGAGGAACAATTCCTAGCTCAATTGTGCAGTGTAGCTCCTGCTAGCAGTCCTGTTGAACGACAGTTACAGAATTCTGGAGAACAAGAGAACAAGTCTGATGCTCTTGCATCACATGATGGTCCAATATTGACTGCAGGAACTGACTCTACTTCTCAGCAGATTGATAGTCAGGAGCAAGAAAATGGTAACGGAACCAGAGCTCAGCAAATCAACGATGGTGGTCATTGTGAGGAAGAGATAAATGTAGACTCTGGTGGTCGAGATACAGCTGAAGACCTGCAAGCTAATGAGCCTATGTCAGTTCAACCAGTTTCACTGAATATCATGCCAAATGGTTTTGATTGCACAGTGATTGAAGGAAATGTCACTCATGATGAGAATGTAGAAATAGCTCAGGCATTTGTCAATTCATCTATTAATTCTGATGCTGCTATACAATGTGAAAGCGGTGCTGATGTACCTACTAGCATCCACAATGTGCCAATTGAGTCCATGGAATTCAATGGATCATCAAATGCTGATGGGCAGCCTCCTAATATTGAGTTAGGGGGCTCTGGTTTTGAAACTCCCAATCCAGGTGATTCCCATGCATCGTCAATTTATGCTAGTGCTGATGTTGATATGGGTGGTACTGATGCCGAAGGAAATCAATCAGAGCAACCAACTGTTTTTGAAGACGGGAGGGGTGAGATGTTATCAACTCAGAACACTGAGGTTGCTCCAGATGCTACTCAGGCTGACCAAGTTAGTGCAAATAATGAAGCTTCTGGTGCTAATACCATTGACCCTACCTTTTTGGAGGCTCTGCCTGAAGATCTACGGGCAGAAGTTCTGGCATCCCAACAAGCTCAGTCTGTTCAACCTCCAGCTTATGCACCACCTTCTGCAGAAGATATTGATCCCGAGTTTTTAGCTGCTCTTCCTCCAGATATTCAAGCAGAAGTTTTGGCCCAACAAAGAGCTCAAATGGTTGCCCAGCAGGCTGAAGGACAGCCAGTTGACATGGATAATGCCTCTATAATTGCTACTTTTCCTGCTGAATTGCGTGAAGAG GTTCTTTTGACTTCTTCTGAAGCTGTTCTGTCAGCACTACCATCCCCATTGCTTGCAGAAGCTCAAATATTGAGGGATCGAGCAATGAGTCATTATCAAGCTCGGAGCCTTTTCGGGAGCAGCCACAGGCTTAACAATCGAAGAAATGGTCTTGGATTTGACCGGCGACCTGTGATGGATCGGGGTGTTGGAGTTACAATTGGGAGGAGATCTGCTCTTACAGATAGCTTGAAGGTGAAGGAGATTGAAGGTGAGCCACTACTTGATGGAAATGCATTAAAAGCTTTGATCCGGCTTCTACGACTGTCACAG CCCCTTGGAAAAGGCCTTCTGCAGAGGCTCTTGTTAAACTTATGTGCACATAGTGTTACAAGGGCCActcttatttatcttttgcttgaCATGATTAAACCTGAAGCTGAAGGCTCTGTAAGCAGACCAGCGACATTAAATTCCCAGAGGCTTTTTGGTTGTCACTCAAACACAGTTTATGGTCGATCTCAATTGTTGGATG GTCTTCCTCCTCTTGTGTTCCGCCGAATTCTGGAGATTCTAACTTATTTGGCCACAAATCATTCTGCTGTTGCAAAATTGTTGTTTCACTTTGATCAACCAATTATTCCAGATTCTTCATGTCCAGTTAAGGTGCATATGAAtgagaaagggaaagagaagGTTATTGAAGGGAGACCATCACCAAATTCCTCTGGAGCTCAGACAGGGGATGTTCCCCTAGTGCTCTTTTTGAAGCTCTTGAACCGACCCCTGTTTCTACGCAGCAATGCTCATCTTGAGCAGGTCATGGGTCTGATTCAAGTTGTAGTTGATACTGCAGCTTCAAAATTAGAAAGTCAATCACAGTCTGAAAAAGGAATGGCAGATACCCAAAATTTGTCAGCCAGTGAAGCCCCAAGTAATACTGAGAAGGATGCTCCTTCGGTGGAGTCGGACTCTAATCAACAAGATAAGCATGCAGATACAAATCCATGCCATTCTGAAGGGAAGAAGAATGTAGATATGTACAATATCTTCTTGCAGTTGCCACAATCTGATTTGCGAAATTTGTGCAGTCTTCTTGGTCGTGAAGG GCTTTCGGATAAAATGTATATGCTTGCTGGTGAGGTGCTGAAGAAGTTGGCTTTCATTGTTTCCTCCCATAGGAAGTTCTTTACTTTAGAGCTTTCAGAATCAGCTCATGCGTTGACAGGTTCAGCCATCAGTGAGCTTGTCACACTCCAGAAGACAAATATGCTTGGTTTGAGTGCTGGTTCTATGGCTGGTGCAGCCATTCTACGTGTGCTGCAAGCTCTTAGTTCACTCACTTCACTTAATACTTTGGGTGATTTGGATATGGAAAATGATGCGGATCAGCATGATGATCAAGCAACTATTTGGAATTTGAATACTGCACTCGAGCCATTGTGGCAAGAACTGAGTAATTGTATAAGTGCAGCTGAGATGCAGCTTGGACAGAGCTCTTTCTCTCCTAACATGTCAAACATAAATGTTGCCGAGAATCTGCAAGGTTCCTCTACTTCACCACCTCTTCCTCCTGGGACACAAAGACTCTTGCCTTTCATTGAggctttctttgttttgtgtGAAAAGCTACAAGCAAATGAATCCTTCATGCAGCAAGACCATTGCAATGCAACTGCCAGAGAAGTTAAGGAGTCTGCTGGTTGTTCAGCTTCAACAAGTGTTAAAATTGGTGGAGATTCACTGCGGAAATTCGATGGTGCTATCACTTTCACAAGGTTTGCTGAGAAGCATCGCCGACTGTCAAATGCTTTCATTAGGCAGAATCCAGGTTTGTTGGAGAAATCACTTTCCATGATGCTCAAGGCACCAAGGCTGATAGACTTTGATAACAAGAGAGCCTATTTCCGCTCAAGAATAAGGCAACAACATGACCAACACTTGTCTGGGCCATTGCGTATAAGTGTAAGGCGGGCTTACATTTTGGAGGACTCTTATAATCAGCTAAGGATGCGTCCTACTCAGGATCTGAAGGGGCGATTAAATGTGCAATTTCAAGGTGAAGAGGGTATTGATGCTGGTGGTCTCACCAGAGAATGGTATCAGCTGTTGTCGAGGGTCATATTTGATAAAGGTGCTTTACTTTTCACAACAGTGGGCAACAATGCAACTTTCCAACCAAACCCTAATTCAGTATACCAGACTGAACATCTCTCATACTTCAAGTTTGTTGGCCGAGTG GTGGGGAAGGCTTTGTTTGATGGGCAACTGCTGGATGTTTACTTTACTCGATCTTTCTATAAGCATATACTTGGTGTTAAGGTTACATACCATGATATTGAAGCGGTTGATCCTGATTACTATAAGAATTTGAAATGGATGCTTGAG AATGATGTGAGTGATATTCCTGACCTGACATTTAGCATGGATGCTGATGAGGAAAAGCACATACTTTACGAGAAGAATGAG GTCACTGATTATGAGCTTAAACCTGGAGGAAGGAACATAAGGGTCACAGAAGAAACAAAGCATGAGTATGTTGATCTTGTTGCTGAACATCTTTTGACAAACGCCATCCGTCCTCAAATTAATTCCTTTCTAGAAGGTTTTAATGAATTGGTACCACGAGAACTTATATCCATATTTAATGACAAAGAGCTTGAGCTTCTCATAAGTGGTCTTCCAGAAATTGATT TGGATGACTTGAAGGCCAACACCGAGTATACCGGCTATACAGTGGCATCAAATGTTGTTCAATGGTTCTGGGAGGTGGTCAAAACTTTCAACAAAGAAGACATGGCAAGATTACTGCAATTTGTGACTGGAACGTCAAAG GTTCCTTTGGAGGGTTTTAAGGCCTTGCAAGGCATCTCTGGTCCACAAAGGTTTCAGATTCACAAGGCATATGGAGCTCCTGATCGACTTCCATCAGCTCATACTTG CTTCAATCAACTTGACCTTCCTGAGTATACCTCTAAGGAACAGCTTCAAGAACGTTTGTTACTTGCCATCCATGAGGCTAGTGAAGGGTTTGGTTTTGGTTGA